A region from the Leptolyngbya iicbica LK genome encodes:
- a CDS encoding DUF4230 domain-containing protein — translation MALKPPRLDPPSYNYPATQHVYEDSARSPRPPQSPVLLRLFNSLLGSLSGGMLILGMIAGVGLWRSGEDFVNGIRSAFIPAEPVETVDVQTVVVQQIRSASELTTAVFTMEAVVPTSSTRTFANYEIGKTTLIYVAKGEVRAGVDLSAIAPEQVSANGDVLRVMLPPPTIIDKKIDVGESQVFAYDRGFLGLGPDRAPELQDQAQEAALQKLIFAACEEGILQQASDRAELVVTQLLQNTGFAQVIVESQPSANQACATAGTNTVQ, via the coding sequence ATGGCTCTCAAACCGCCTCGTTTAGACCCGCCATCTTACAATTACCCGGCTACGCAGCATGTTTATGAGGACTCGGCGCGATCGCCCCGTCCCCCGCAATCGCCTGTCTTGTTGCGGCTGTTTAACAGCCTGCTGGGCAGTCTCTCGGGCGGCATGTTGATCTTGGGTATGATTGCCGGGGTCGGGCTGTGGCGCTCGGGAGAGGACTTTGTGAACGGCATTCGCTCGGCCTTTATCCCCGCTGAGCCGGTGGAGACGGTGGACGTGCAAACGGTGGTCGTGCAGCAAATTCGCAGCGCCAGCGAACTCACCACGGCGGTCTTTACCATGGAGGCGGTGGTGCCTACGTCCAGCACCCGTACCTTTGCGAACTACGAAATCGGCAAAACGACGCTGATTTATGTGGCGAAGGGCGAAGTCCGGGCCGGGGTTGATTTGAGTGCGATCGCGCCGGAGCAGGTGAGCGCCAACGGCGACGTTTTGCGGGTGATGCTGCCGCCGCCGACCATTATTGATAAAAAGATCGATGTGGGCGAGTCTCAGGTGTTTGCCTACGATCGCGGCTTTTTAGGCTTGGGGCCTGACCGCGCCCCAGAATTGCAAGATCAAGCGCAGGAAGCCGCGCTCCAAAAACTAATTTTTGCCGCTTGTGAAGAGGGGATTTTGCAGCAGGCTAGCGATCGCGCTGAACTGGTCGTCACTCAACTCTTGCAAAACACGGGGTTTGCGCAGGTGATTGTCGAGTCGCAACCGTCGGCCAACCAAGCCTGTGCCACCGCCGGAACCAACACGGTACAGTAA
- the moaC gene encoding cyclic pyranopterin monophosphate synthase MoaC, with protein MADAENISNSLTHLNAQGEAHMVDVSHKVATVREAIAEGLIKMSLSTLEQIEQGNSPKGDVLGTARLAGIMAAKQTATLIPLCHPLPLSKVQVTITAERSLPGYRLQALVRTKAETGVEMEALTAVSVAALTLYDMAKALEKSMTIEAVRLLQKTGGKSGDYQRPG; from the coding sequence ATGGCTGACGCAGAAAATATTTCCAACTCCCTGACTCATCTGAATGCACAAGGGGAGGCCCACATGGTCGATGTGTCACACAAGGTCGCCACCGTGCGCGAGGCGATCGCCGAGGGCTTGATCAAAATGTCGCTCTCGACCCTAGAACAGATTGAGCAGGGCAACAGTCCCAAAGGCGACGTGTTGGGGACAGCCCGGCTGGCTGGGATCATGGCGGCAAAGCAAACGGCCACGCTGATTCCCCTCTGCCATCCACTGCCGCTGAGCAAGGTGCAGGTGACGATCACCGCCGAGCGATCGCTACCGGGCTATCGCCTTCAAGCCCTGGTCAGAACCAAAGCCGAAACCGGGGTCGAAATGGAAGCCTTGACCGCCGTGTCCGTCGCCGCCCTCACCCTTTATGACATGGCTAAAGCGCTCGAAAAATCAATGACCATTGAAGCGGTGCGACTGTTGCAAAAAACTGGCGGTAAGTCAGGCGACTACCAACGCCCTGGCTGA
- a CDS encoding glutathione S-transferase has translation MLELYQFEASAYSEKVKLILDYKQLPYKTVEVTPGVGQIELYQQSGQRKVPVLKDGGDLIPDSTAIALYLDEKYPDRPILPTEPRQKGLCLALEDWADESLGIQGRKAMIGAFNQHPNFRTALLPTATPDLLKNLVGAVPGDVLSILGMGVGFGPDSVKEATSILKQGLESLCLMLSSQPYLVSDQPTLADFAVAGLTMYIKFPAAQYVDLPEGICGKGVPGLADDISFQPFFDWRDRLYADYRQTREGAPASSTGPTAINID, from the coding sequence ATGCTAGAGCTTTATCAATTTGAAGCGTCAGCGTATAGCGAAAAGGTCAAGTTAATCCTCGATTACAAGCAGCTGCCCTACAAAACGGTGGAAGTGACCCCTGGGGTCGGGCAAATTGAGCTTTACCAACAGTCAGGGCAACGTAAAGTGCCCGTGCTTAAAGACGGAGGTGACTTGATTCCCGACTCGACGGCGATCGCCCTCTACCTCGACGAAAAATATCCCGACCGCCCCATCCTGCCCACGGAGCCGCGCCAAAAAGGGCTCTGTCTCGCCCTCGAAGATTGGGCTGACGAATCTCTGGGCATTCAGGGACGCAAAGCGATGATTGGGGCCTTCAACCAGCACCCAAATTTCCGCACAGCCTTACTGCCCACCGCCACCCCAGATTTGCTCAAAAATCTCGTCGGTGCTGTTCCTGGTGATGTGTTGAGCATTTTGGGCATGGGCGTCGGCTTTGGCCCCGACAGCGTCAAAGAAGCCACGAGTATTCTGAAGCAGGGGCTGGAATCCTTGTGCCTGATGCTGTCCAGTCAGCCTTATCTCGTGAGTGACCAGCCCACCCTAGCTGACTTTGCCGTGGCGGGACTGACCATGTACATCAAGTTTCCCGCGGCTCAGTATGTGGACTTGCCAGAAGGCATTTGCGGTAAAGGGGTACCCGGTCTAGCTGATGACATCAGCTTCCAGCCCTTCTTTGATTGGCGCGATCGCCTCTACGCCGACTATCGCCAAACCCGCGAAGGCGCGCCCGCCAGCAGCACTGGCCCCACCGCCATCAACATCGATTAA
- the cobA gene encoding uroporphyrinogen-III C-methyltransferase, whose product MGTVLSQAGKVYLVGAGPGALDLLTVKAHQLLTTAQALVHDALVNEELLTLVPADCEIHAVGKRGGQASWAQTDIDQLLVRLCQQGKQVIRLKSGDPFIFGRTTSEIQALKAAGCLFEVVPGLSSATVAPLLAGIPLTDPVLSSQFTVLTAHDLEQQNWEALAKLSVLVILMGGRNLGEICDRLRRYHKRPDTPVAIIRWASQPQQQIWTGTLLTITQQTKGQKLSPCIIIIGEVVGLRPYLQP is encoded by the coding sequence GTGGGCACCGTTTTGAGTCAAGCCGGAAAAGTGTATTTGGTGGGGGCTGGCCCCGGCGCCCTGGACTTGCTGACCGTCAAAGCTCACCAGTTGCTCACGACGGCACAAGCGTTAGTCCATGACGCACTGGTGAACGAGGAACTGTTAACACTGGTGCCTGCGGATTGTGAAATCCATGCGGTGGGCAAGCGGGGGGGGCAGGCCAGTTGGGCCCAGACGGATATTGACCAATTGTTAGTGCGCCTGTGTCAGCAAGGGAAACAGGTGATTCGGCTCAAAAGTGGCGACCCGTTTATCTTTGGCCGCACCACCTCAGAGATTCAAGCGCTGAAGGCGGCGGGGTGCCTGTTTGAAGTCGTGCCCGGGTTGTCATCGGCGACGGTCGCGCCGCTGCTGGCGGGCATTCCTCTGACAGACCCGGTGCTGAGCAGTCAGTTCACAGTGCTCACTGCCCACGATTTAGAGCAGCAAAACTGGGAGGCCCTGGCCAAGCTATCGGTGTTGGTCATTCTGATGGGGGGACGCAATTTGGGGGAGATTTGCGATCGCCTCCGCCGCTACCACAAACGCCCAGACACCCCCGTCGCGATTATTCGCTGGGCTAGCCAACCACAGCAGCAAATCTGGACGGGCACGCTACTGACCATTACCCAACAAACCAAGGGGCAAAAACTCTCCCCTTGCATCATCATCATTGGCGAAGTGGTGGGCCTGCGCCCTTATTTGCAACCTTAA
- the modA gene encoding molybdate ABC transporter substrate-binding protein — protein MMHRRHLLTLLALGAGLGAIACGTPPTPSATNAASKTSATSAPIELTISVAASVQDAMKDVQTAYQQTAPNVTITYNFGSSGSLAQQIAQGAPVDIFLSASQKWMDDLEAKGEMASGSRQDLLQNAMVLIVPLDKTDITDFKDFETDAVSKIAIGEPESVPAGGYAKEVLTALNLFDTIQPKLVFGKDVRQVLAYVETGNVDAGLVYATDAQVSDQVQTVAIAPAETHTPIVYPVAVVEDSDQQAAAQAFVDFLSSETAVAIFQGYGFGMAE, from the coding sequence ATGATGCACCGCAGACACTTATTAACTCTATTAGCGTTAGGCGCGGGCTTGGGAGCGATCGCCTGTGGCACGCCACCCACGCCGTCAGCCACCAACGCTGCGAGCAAAACGAGCGCGACCAGTGCCCCCATCGAACTTACGATCTCCGTCGCCGCCAGTGTGCAAGACGCGATGAAAGACGTGCAAACGGCCTACCAGCAAACCGCTCCGAACGTCACGATTACCTACAACTTTGGCTCATCCGGGTCGTTGGCCCAGCAGATTGCCCAGGGGGCTCCAGTCGATATCTTTTTATCCGCCTCCCAAAAGTGGATGGATGACTTGGAAGCGAAAGGTGAGATGGCGTCGGGGTCTCGCCAAGATTTGCTGCAAAATGCCATGGTGCTGATTGTGCCGCTGGACAAAACCGATATCACTGATTTCAAGGATTTTGAGACCGATGCGGTGAGTAAAATTGCCATCGGCGAGCCCGAGAGTGTTCCCGCTGGCGGCTACGCCAAAGAAGTGCTGACGGCGCTCAACTTATTTGACACGATTCAGCCGAAACTGGTGTTTGGCAAAGATGTGCGGCAGGTGCTGGCCTATGTCGAAACCGGCAATGTTGACGCGGGGCTGGTGTACGCCACCGATGCGCAAGTCTCGGATCAGGTGCAGACTGTTGCGATCGCTCCGGCAGAGACCCATACCCCAATTGTGTATCCGGTCGCAGTGGTCGAAGATAGCGACCAGCAGGCAGCCGCCCAAGCGTTTGTCGATTTCCTATCCAGTGAAACGGCAGTGGCCATCTTTCAGGGCTATGGGTTTGGCATGGCAGAGTAG
- a CDS encoding RraA family protein has product MNDYSKFAAISPTSYADAGLGRSQFMDMGIREMWPRIPRIAGPAYTVSCPPGDNLMLHAAIYRAEPGAVIVVQAGDLDYAMSGGNVCATAQARGIAGFVIDGVIRDVAEVREAGFAVFARGLSPVPGKKQALGTLNQPITCGGVQVHPGDMVVADEEGIAVIPAERQADIWLSAKQRMDKDTAQSLAEWKANHHAKIEQILQSLGFEAADS; this is encoded by the coding sequence ATGAACGACTACTCAAAATTTGCAGCAATTTCTCCCACCAGCTACGCCGATGCTGGGTTGGGGCGATCGCAATTTATGGATATGGGCATCCGAGAAATGTGGCCTCGTATCCCTCGCATTGCTGGCCCAGCCTACACCGTGAGCTGCCCGCCGGGCGATAACCTGATGCTGCACGCCGCCATTTATCGGGCCGAGCCTGGTGCGGTCATCGTCGTGCAAGCCGGTGATCTTGATTACGCCATGTCTGGTGGCAATGTCTGCGCCACGGCCCAAGCCCGGGGCATCGCTGGGTTTGTGATTGATGGTGTCATTCGCGATGTGGCCGAAGTGCGGGAAGCTGGCTTTGCGGTGTTTGCGCGGGGCCTCTCCCCTGTGCCTGGCAAAAAGCAAGCCCTGGGTACGCTCAATCAGCCCATCACCTGTGGGGGCGTACAGGTCCATCCGGGCGATATGGTCGTTGCTGACGAAGAAGGCATTGCCGTCATTCCCGCTGAGCGACAAGCAGATATTTGGCTGTCGGCCAAACAACGAATGGATAAAGATACCGCCCAATCGTTAGCAGAGTGGAAGGCAAATCACCACGCCAAAATCGAGCAAATCCTGCAAAGTTTGGGATTTGAAGCGGCGGACTCATGA
- a CDS encoding LPS biosynthesis glycosyltransferase produces MTKKLAMDWNQDTDLSPDLTSPKILAKNMSSIKDAIDQTIILAYKEDTEPLETFFLEQKFGCQVIRQKHKTGHKGYSPSYLCMLNHCNAWLKVIASNQPTLICEADFVPVRNLASLPLPYDPALGDMGIAWLYTCAPQIYHVLPNNQAVGFSTSMVAYILTPIGAKHLIDMAFQIAQASEPKQYSTWDSLIEEFLRIRGLNGYVPWRNYGEHGGKPNPEHKKAGFSPAHRADVLYGQLAFAPLYTAMQPYPGLHVLCSRLKARIKGLGRLALGRYLRLPVLAESTTPLKMLRFAIGRQLTLRP; encoded by the coding sequence ATGACGAAAAAACTTGCAATGGACTGGAACCAGGACACTGATTTATCACCAGATTTAACCTCACCCAAAATCTTGGCGAAGAACATGTCCTCGATCAAAGATGCGATCGATCAAACTATTATCCTGGCCTATAAAGAAGACACCGAACCTTTAGAAACCTTTTTCCTAGAGCAAAAATTTGGTTGCCAAGTCATCCGCCAGAAACACAAGACTGGCCACAAGGGTTACTCGCCTAGCTACCTATGCATGCTCAACCACTGTAACGCCTGGCTAAAAGTCATTGCGTCTAATCAGCCCACGTTAATTTGCGAAGCGGATTTTGTCCCAGTGCGCAACTTAGCAAGCCTACCGCTGCCTTACGATCCGGCGCTCGGTGATATGGGGATTGCGTGGCTATATACCTGTGCCCCTCAGATCTACCACGTGTTGCCAAACAATCAGGCGGTCGGCTTTTCAACCTCTATGGTGGCCTATATTTTGACACCTATAGGAGCAAAGCATTTAATCGACATGGCATTCCAAATCGCCCAAGCTTCTGAGCCTAAGCAATACTCTACCTGGGATAGCTTGATTGAGGAATTCTTGCGTATTCGGGGGCTCAATGGCTACGTGCCCTGGCGCAACTACGGCGAACATGGCGGCAAACCCAATCCTGAGCATAAAAAAGCTGGTTTCAGTCCGGCACATCGCGCTGATGTGTTGTATGGACAACTCGCCTTCGCTCCGCTTTACACAGCAATGCAGCCCTATCCGGGCCTACACGTACTCTGCTCGCGTCTCAAAGCTCGGATTAAAGGTCTTGGTCGGTTAGCCCTGGGTAGATATTTACGGTTGCCCGTGTTAGCAGAATCTACGACCCCTTTGAAAATGCTGCGGTTCGCAATTGGGCGACAGTTGACCCTCCGTCCCTAG
- a CDS encoding 3-deoxy-7-phosphoheptulonate synthase: MSETLRPLQPIENLHITGYEELPPPDEVKQALPLRGRALETVLEGHRAVKATLDREESRLIVIVGPCSIHNPEEALEYARRLKKLADELAEDLLILMRVYFEKPRTSVGWEGLIYDPYLDGSHRIDHGIRIGRKLMLDIAEVGLPIAIEALDLISPQYLQDLVSWTAIGARTTESPTHRKLASGISSAIGFKNNVDGELMVAINAIRSASANHSFISVTGEGKVAVFRTEGNPHCHVILRGGKSPNYDAESVAACEAALAKAGHQPNVMIDCSHGNSRKDWRKQLEVLKAVSQQIQDGSQSIIGVMLESNLNEGNQPIPDDPEDIRPGVSITDPCVGWEMTEIALRELAAAVGPALKARGTR; this comes from the coding sequence ATGAGTGAGACCCTTCGACCCCTACAACCCATTGAGAATCTCCACATCACTGGCTATGAGGAACTGCCGCCGCCAGACGAGGTGAAGCAGGCGTTGCCACTGCGGGGACGAGCCCTGGAGACAGTGTTGGAAGGTCACCGGGCGGTGAAAGCGACCCTCGATCGCGAGGAATCACGGCTCATCGTCATTGTTGGCCCCTGCTCCATCCATAATCCAGAGGAGGCGTTGGAATATGCGCGGCGGCTGAAAAAACTCGCTGATGAACTGGCGGAAGACTTGCTCATCCTGATGCGGGTTTATTTTGAAAAGCCTCGCACCTCAGTCGGTTGGGAAGGATTGATTTACGACCCGTACTTGGATGGCAGCCATCGCATCGACCACGGCATTCGCATCGGTCGCAAGTTGATGCTGGATATTGCGGAAGTCGGTCTGCCGATCGCGATCGAAGCCCTGGATTTGATTTCGCCCCAATATCTGCAAGATCTGGTGAGTTGGACGGCGATCGGCGCGCGGACCACCGAGTCACCGACCCACCGCAAGTTAGCCAGTGGCATCTCGTCAGCGATCGGCTTCAAAAATAATGTCGATGGCGAACTGATGGTGGCGATCAACGCGATCCGTTCAGCATCGGCCAATCACAGTTTTATTAGCGTCACGGGTGAGGGCAAAGTCGCTGTCTTTCGGACGGAGGGGAATCCCCACTGCCACGTGATTCTCCGGGGCGGCAAGTCACCCAACTATGATGCCGAGAGTGTGGCCGCTTGCGAGGCTGCCCTAGCCAAAGCGGGACATCAGCCCAACGTGATGATCGATTGCAGCCATGGCAATTCCCGCAAGGATTGGCGGAAGCAACTCGAGGTCTTGAAAGCCGTGTCTCAGCAGATTCAAGATGGGAGCCAGTCGATTATTGGTGTGATGCTGGAAAGCAATTTGAACGAGGGTAATCAACCGATTCCGGACGACCCGGAAGACATCCGACCGGGGGTTTCGATCACAGATCCCTGCGTGGGCTGGGAAATGACTGAAATCGCGTTGCGTGAACTCGCCGCCGCCGTGGGACCCGCTTTGAAAGCCCGAGGCACCCGCTGA
- a CDS encoding glycerol-3-phosphate acyltransferase, whose protein sequence is MLTLTQVWGALLIFTLCPLVGALPLSHWVVTAVVGERSPLPASGTLGVPAAFEIGLPVGLLAFLLEAAKGIGVVLLARHYFATDPTWEIVALIALVMGRYWASQSVGTTSVLWGAIAHNPVAAGLTLLISVLGFTIFRERQQGRLLVLVLFPVITALSQAQGMQILLTACLSGLIAWIYDKQPEDLALPNPASRLESRRLFGFFRSDRALLSLEKPLDAATVGAKAARLSQLMAWGYPVPTGYVLPAGDDPAMLLEITRPSVKSPVVVRASIVGDRPALASSAGQYAGSADLTSPEALYAAMNQCFRNYERPSAGQYRRDRNLPEGSLAVIVQQQVPGICSGVAASRDPFTSQGDAVLIEAILGSVAQVTAGTQAPERFRVMIQANDLPDDVTVADSWVIPTALTLEVQGEGDTPQRLLQEVAFLARHVERRSQGIPQMVEWSFDGDRLWLLHSRPLIPPPPDLPQDQTLALPGSGSSPGATAHGASLVGLPVCPGQTRGTVRWLKAVADLRALPPATILVVPYLKASEIPSLRQLGVTGLIAETGGQLSHGAVVAREYGLPTVILSAGRDRLKARQTIRLDGSMGTLEWL, encoded by the coding sequence ATGCTAACGCTGACACAAGTTTGGGGCGCCCTGCTGATTTTTACCCTCTGTCCGTTGGTGGGGGCATTGCCGCTGAGTCACTGGGTCGTCACAGCGGTGGTGGGTGAGCGATCGCCCCTGCCTGCCTCGGGGACGCTGGGGGTGCCCGCCGCCTTTGAGATCGGTCTTCCTGTGGGACTGCTGGCGTTCTTGCTCGAAGCGGCCAAAGGCATTGGGGTGGTGCTGTTGGCGCGGCACTACTTTGCCACCGACCCCACGTGGGAAATCGTGGCGCTGATTGCTCTGGTGATGGGGCGCTACTGGGCCAGCCAATCGGTGGGTACGACGAGTGTGTTGTGGGGGGCGATCGCGCACAATCCCGTGGCGGCGGGCCTCACGTTGCTGATTAGCGTTCTCGGGTTCACCATTTTTCGCGAACGGCAGCAGGGACGCTTATTGGTGCTGGTCTTGTTCCCCGTGATTACGGCTCTGAGCCAAGCCCAGGGCATGCAGATTTTGCTGACGGCCTGTCTGAGTGGCCTGATTGCTTGGATCTATGACAAGCAGCCGGAAGATCTGGCGTTACCCAACCCCGCGTCACGTCTGGAATCGCGGCGGCTGTTTGGCTTTTTTCGCAGCGATCGCGCCCTCCTCTCTTTAGAAAAGCCGTTGGATGCGGCGACAGTGGGGGCCAAAGCGGCGCGACTTTCGCAGTTAATGGCGTGGGGGTATCCGGTGCCGACGGGCTATGTGCTGCCAGCGGGGGATGATCCGGCCATGCTGTTAGAAATCACCCGACCCTCGGTGAAGTCGCCGGTGGTGGTGCGGGCGTCGATTGTCGGCGATCGCCCCGCGCTGGCGTCGAGTGCCGGACAATATGCGGGCAGTGCCGACCTGACCTCGCCCGAGGCTCTGTACGCCGCGATGAATCAGTGCTTCCGCAATTATGAGCGCCCCAGTGCCGGGCAATATCGCCGCGATCGCAATTTGCCTGAAGGTAGTTTGGCGGTGATTGTGCAGCAGCAGGTGCCAGGAATTTGTAGTGGCGTCGCTGCTAGTCGCGATCCCTTCACCAGTCAGGGCGATGCTGTGCTGATTGAAGCGATCCTCGGTTCCGTGGCTCAGGTCACCGCCGGAACACAAGCCCCCGAGCGCTTTCGGGTGATGATTCAAGCCAATGACTTGCCAGACGATGTCACTGTGGCTGACAGCTGGGTGATTCCCACTGCCCTTACGTTAGAGGTGCAAGGCGAGGGCGACACGCCCCAGCGGTTGCTACAAGAAGTGGCGTTTTTGGCCCGCCATGTGGAGCGGCGATCGCAGGGCATTCCGCAAATGGTGGAGTGGAGCTTTGATGGCGATCGCCTATGGTTACTGCACAGTCGTCCCCTCATTCCGCCGCCGCCGGACTTGCCGCAAGACCAGACGCTGGCCCTACCGGGCTCGGGTTCATCACCCGGGGCAACAGCCCACGGAGCATCCCTGGTGGGATTGCCCGTATGTCCGGGGCAGACGCGGGGAACGGTGCGCTGGCTCAAAGCCGTCGCCGATCTGCGAGCCTTGCCGCCCGCCACGATTTTGGTGGTGCCTTATCTCAAAGCCAGTGAAATTCCGAGCTTGAGACAGCTCGGAGTGACCGGACTGATTGCCGAAACGGGGGGACAGTTGAGTCACGGCGCTGTGGTCGCGCGGGAATATGGCCTGCCCACGGTGATTTTGAGCGCGGGCCGCGATCGCCTCAAAGCCCGTCAAACCATTCGGCTTGATGGCAGCATGGGCACCCTTGAGTGGCTATAA
- a CDS encoding SDR family NAD(P)-dependent oxidoreductase encodes MTTALITGASGGIGAVFAEQLAARGYDLVLVARSQDKLQAIADQLAAAHGIQATVIVQDLLANGAADHLFNQLEQQGIEVDLLVNNAGFGAYGEVADGDRQTYLDMIQLNVSVLVDLTHRALQGMKQRRSGSILNISSIAAFQPMPYLAVYAASKSFVLSFSEALWYECQPYGIKVLGVCPGPTETQFFETADFPDTLAASGQSLDSPEAVVKEALRALDQGHSNVVTGGFSNQLVVNSSRFLPREVLTKFVGKMFSNEK; translated from the coding sequence ATGACTACAGCATTGATTACCGGCGCGTCCGGCGGCATTGGCGCGGTCTTTGCCGAGCAACTGGCGGCGCGGGGATACGACTTGGTGTTGGTGGCGCGATCGCAGGACAAATTGCAGGCGATCGCCGATCAATTGGCTGCTGCCCACGGCATCCAAGCGACCGTCATCGTACAAGATTTGCTCGCCAACGGCGCCGCTGACCATCTTTTCAACCAGCTAGAACAGCAGGGCATTGAGGTCGACTTGTTGGTCAATAATGCTGGGTTTGGCGCCTATGGCGAAGTGGCCGACGGCGATCGACAAACCTATCTCGACATGATTCAGCTCAATGTGTCGGTGCTCGTCGATCTCACGCACCGAGCGCTCCAGGGGATGAAACAGCGGCGATCGGGCAGCATTCTCAACATCAGTTCCATCGCGGCCTTTCAGCCGATGCCCTACCTGGCGGTGTATGCGGCCAGCAAATCTTTTGTGCTGAGCTTTAGCGAAGCCCTGTGGTACGAATGTCAGCCCTACGGCATCAAGGTGCTGGGAGTCTGCCCCGGCCCGACAGAAACTCAATTTTTTGAAACGGCAGACTTTCCCGACACGCTAGCCGCCTCCGGACAAAGCCTGGATTCGCCAGAAGCGGTGGTCAAAGAAGCGCTGCGAGCCTTGGATCAGGGCCACTCAAATGTGGTCACTGGCGGCTTTAGCAATCAACTTGTGGTGAATAGCAGCCGTTTTTTACCCCGAGAAGTTTTGACCAAATTCGTGGGCAAAATGTTCAGCAATGAAAAGTAG
- a CDS encoding restriction endonuclease: MTVPDYQSIMLPLLQLAANGREYSLREAIDKLSLHFELSEEETQEMLPSGRQSTFDNRVGWARTYLKKAGLLKSTRRGYFQITNQGQAVLQQNPQSINVKFLEQFPEFIEFKNLKREDSATSTEETINSQGKTPEEALESLVQGLTQELAAELLESIKNCSPGFFERLVIDVLVKMGYGGTRKDASKIVGRSGDGGIDGTINEDRLGLDIIYVQAKRWENPVGRPEVQKFAGALQGFRAKKGIFITSSSFTAEARDFVSRIDNKIILIDGQSLAQYMIEFGVGVSTKEIYEVKKVDLDYFTE, translated from the coding sequence GTGACCGTCCCTGACTATCAATCCATTATGTTGCCGCTGCTTCAGTTGGCCGCCAATGGGCGTGAGTACTCTTTGCGAGAAGCCATTGACAAGCTGTCCTTGCACTTTGAGCTAAGCGAAGAAGAAACTCAAGAGATGTTGCCAAGTGGCCGTCAGAGCACTTTTGATAACCGAGTAGGATGGGCTAGGACATATCTCAAAAAAGCTGGCTTGCTTAAATCAACGCGACGAGGATATTTCCAAATTACAAACCAGGGGCAAGCGGTTCTCCAACAAAATCCTCAAAGTATTAATGTCAAGTTTCTCGAGCAATTCCCAGAGTTCATTGAATTCAAAAATCTGAAACGGGAGGACTCTGCTACCAGCACAGAAGAGACTATCAATAGTCAAGGAAAAACTCCTGAAGAGGCCCTAGAGTCTTTAGTTCAAGGCTTAACTCAAGAATTAGCTGCGGAATTACTAGAGAGTATTAAGAACTGCTCACCAGGTTTCTTTGAGCGCCTAGTCATCGATGTCTTAGTCAAGATGGGATATGGCGGAACGCGCAAGGATGCCAGCAAAATTGTTGGTCGTAGTGGTGATGGCGGTATTGACGGCACCATCAATGAAGATCGTTTGGGCTTGGACATCATCTATGTACAAGCGAAACGCTGGGAGAATCCAGTTGGTCGTCCTGAAGTACAAAAGTTTGCTGGTGCATTGCAAGGATTCAGGGCTAAAAAAGGGATTTTCATTACTTCATCATCCTTTACTGCTGAGGCAAGAGATTTTGTCTCCAGAATCGATAACAAGATAATTCTGATTGACGGTCAATCGCTGGCTCAATACATGATTGAGTTTGGTGTTGGAGTTAGCACGAAAGAAATTTACGAAGTCAAGAAAGTCGACCTGGACTACTTCACTGAATAA